A genome region from Mugil cephalus isolate CIBA_MC_2020 chromosome 13, CIBA_Mcephalus_1.1, whole genome shotgun sequence includes the following:
- the LOC125018533 gene encoding centrosomal protein of 55 kDa-like isoform X3: protein MAASKYKASLKKKLLSEHNMFVSSLRKENVYLKKSLAELSRQHSQHNKLVERFLSLESKRLQSCQHLTAKDEKTALLLEQLYIKEGNPTEKSTRWQQLFDLTSDEQAFTNDVDVAELQNNLRDALEKNRLWLEYDQEREAYVRAILGRMLWLENQLNEANQAHSQQHNEAHSDEKEKIFQIQEHYEQLLQKAKDELEVLREQTNIAQQNLIMTENWYKEREMEVEELRQQLSTERMSRNSARDDQHCPGVQEQQQSDEAKDLHGMLVEEKRRSANFELQANMFQRFMLNRHHTDQEEIADLKRQSEQQDPSSCEGMHPPSQFSREISTSSPRSSVLNESFLECPSCQAKYPANDYRKLINHLETCLD, encoded by the exons ATGGCAGCCTCCAAATACAAGGCTTCCCTCAAGAAAAAGCTCCTCTCAGAGCATAATATGTTTGTCAGCTCTCTGAGGAAAGAGAATGTCTATCTGAAGAAGAGTCTGGCTGAGCTGTCGCGCCAACATTCACAGCATAATAAGCTGGTAGAG AGATTTCTCTCTCTTGAAAGCAAGAGGCTTCAGAGCTGTCAGCATCTTACAGCTAAAGATGAGAAAACTGCTTTGCTATTAGAGCAGCTGTATATAAAAGAAGGGAACCCGACAGAGAAA tccactagatggcagcagttGTTT GACTTAACATCAGATGAACAGGCTTTCACCAACGATGTAGATGTGGCAGAGCTTCAAAACAACCTCAGAGAT GCCTTGGAAAAGAACAGACTGTGGCTGGAGTATGACCAGGAGCGAGAGGCCTATGTAAGGGCCATTCTGGGCAGAATGTTGTGGCTGGAGAACCAGCTGAACGAAGCCAATCAGGCCCACTCACAGCAGCACAATGAGGCCCATTCAGATG agaaggagaaaatatttcagattcAAGAACACTATGAACAACTTTTACAGAAAGCCAAAGATGAGCTGGAGGTGCTGAGGGAGCAAACTAACATTGCCCAACAAAACCTGATAATGACTGAAAACTG gTACAAGGAAAGGGAGATGGAAGTGGAGGAGCTCAGGCAACAGCTGAGCACTGAAAGAATGAGTAGAAATAGTGCACGGGACGACCAGCATTGCCCTGGGGTTCAAGAGCAACAGCAGAGTGACGAGGCCAAAGACCTCCATGGCATGCTGgttgaggagaagaggagatcaGCTAACTTTGAGCTGCAG GCAAATATGTTTCAGAGGTTTATGCTAAATCGTCACCACACAGACCAGGAAGAGATTGCAGATCTGAAGCGACAG AGTGAGCAGCAGGACCCCAGCTCATGCGAAGGGATGCACCCTCCCTCCCAGTTCTCCAGAGAGATTTCGACATCCTCTCCTCGCAGCAGCGTGCTGAATGAAAGCTTCCTGGAGTGCCCCAGCTGCCAGGCCAAGTATCCAGCCAATGACTACAGAAAATTGATCAACCACCTAGAAACTTGTCTTGACTGA
- the LOC125018533 gene encoding centrosomal protein of 55 kDa-like isoform X1: MAASKYKASLKKKLLSEHNMFVSSLRKENVYLKKSLAELSRQHSQHNKLVERFLSLESKRLQSCQHLTAKDEKTALLLEQLYIKEGNPTEKSTRWQQLFDLTSDEQAFTNDVDVAELQNNLRDALEKNRLWLEYDQEREAYVRAILGRMLWLENQLNEANQAHSQQHNEAHSDEKEKIFQIQEHYEQLLQKAKDELEVLREQTNIAQQNLIMTENWYKEREMEVEELRQQLSTERMSRNSARDDQHCPGVQEQQQSDEAKDLHGMLVEEKRRSANFELQANMFQRFMLNRHHTDQEEIADLKRQIRISSQDLEDERHDCSYLKKQMIRVLKKLQKTKDHVRKESKSEQQDPSSCEGMHPPSQFSREISTSSPRSSVLNESFLECPSCQAKYPANDYRKLINHLETCLD, encoded by the exons ATGGCAGCCTCCAAATACAAGGCTTCCCTCAAGAAAAAGCTCCTCTCAGAGCATAATATGTTTGTCAGCTCTCTGAGGAAAGAGAATGTCTATCTGAAGAAGAGTCTGGCTGAGCTGTCGCGCCAACATTCACAGCATAATAAGCTGGTAGAG AGATTTCTCTCTCTTGAAAGCAAGAGGCTTCAGAGCTGTCAGCATCTTACAGCTAAAGATGAGAAAACTGCTTTGCTATTAGAGCAGCTGTATATAAAAGAAGGGAACCCGACAGAGAAA tccactagatggcagcagttGTTT GACTTAACATCAGATGAACAGGCTTTCACCAACGATGTAGATGTGGCAGAGCTTCAAAACAACCTCAGAGAT GCCTTGGAAAAGAACAGACTGTGGCTGGAGTATGACCAGGAGCGAGAGGCCTATGTAAGGGCCATTCTGGGCAGAATGTTGTGGCTGGAGAACCAGCTGAACGAAGCCAATCAGGCCCACTCACAGCAGCACAATGAGGCCCATTCAGATG agaaggagaaaatatttcagattcAAGAACACTATGAACAACTTTTACAGAAAGCCAAAGATGAGCTGGAGGTGCTGAGGGAGCAAACTAACATTGCCCAACAAAACCTGATAATGACTGAAAACTG gTACAAGGAAAGGGAGATGGAAGTGGAGGAGCTCAGGCAACAGCTGAGCACTGAAAGAATGAGTAGAAATAGTGCACGGGACGACCAGCATTGCCCTGGGGTTCAAGAGCAACAGCAGAGTGACGAGGCCAAAGACCTCCATGGCATGCTGgttgaggagaagaggagatcaGCTAACTTTGAGCTGCAG GCAAATATGTTTCAGAGGTTTATGCTAAATCGTCACCACACAGACCAGGAAGAGATTGCAGATCTGAAGCGACAG atCAGGATTTCTTCACAAGACCTTGAGGATGAGAGGCACGATTGCTCGTATTTAAAGAAGCAAATGATCAGAGTCCTGAAGaagctgcaaaaaacaaaagaccatGTGAGAAAAGAGTCAAAG AGTGAGCAGCAGGACCCCAGCTCATGCGAAGGGATGCACCCTCCCTCCCAGTTCTCCAGAGAGATTTCGACATCCTCTCCTCGCAGCAGCGTGCTGAATGAAAGCTTCCTGGAGTGCCCCAGCTGCCAGGCCAAGTATCCAGCCAATGACTACAGAAAATTGATCAACCACCTAGAAACTTGTCTTGACTGA
- the LOC125018533 gene encoding centrosomal protein of 55 kDa-like isoform X2, which produces MAASKYKASLKKKLLSEHNMFVSSLRKENVYLKKSLAELSRQHSQHNKLVERFLSLESKRLQSCQHLTAKDEKTALLLEQLYIKEGNPTEKSTRWQQLFDLTSDEQAFTNDVDVAELQNNLRDALEKNRLWLEYDQEREAYVRAILGRMLWLENQLNEANQAHSQQHNEAHSDEKEKIFQIQEHYEQLLQKAKDELEVLREQTNIAQQNLIMTENWYKEREMEVEELRQQLSTERMSRNSARDDQHCPGVQEQQQSDEAKDLHGMLVEEKRRSANFELQANMFQRFMLNRHHTDQEEIADLKRQIRISSQDLEDERHDCSYLKKQMIRVLKKLQKTKDHSEQQDPSSCEGMHPPSQFSREISTSSPRSSVLNESFLECPSCQAKYPANDYRKLINHLETCLD; this is translated from the exons ATGGCAGCCTCCAAATACAAGGCTTCCCTCAAGAAAAAGCTCCTCTCAGAGCATAATATGTTTGTCAGCTCTCTGAGGAAAGAGAATGTCTATCTGAAGAAGAGTCTGGCTGAGCTGTCGCGCCAACATTCACAGCATAATAAGCTGGTAGAG AGATTTCTCTCTCTTGAAAGCAAGAGGCTTCAGAGCTGTCAGCATCTTACAGCTAAAGATGAGAAAACTGCTTTGCTATTAGAGCAGCTGTATATAAAAGAAGGGAACCCGACAGAGAAA tccactagatggcagcagttGTTT GACTTAACATCAGATGAACAGGCTTTCACCAACGATGTAGATGTGGCAGAGCTTCAAAACAACCTCAGAGAT GCCTTGGAAAAGAACAGACTGTGGCTGGAGTATGACCAGGAGCGAGAGGCCTATGTAAGGGCCATTCTGGGCAGAATGTTGTGGCTGGAGAACCAGCTGAACGAAGCCAATCAGGCCCACTCACAGCAGCACAATGAGGCCCATTCAGATG agaaggagaaaatatttcagattcAAGAACACTATGAACAACTTTTACAGAAAGCCAAAGATGAGCTGGAGGTGCTGAGGGAGCAAACTAACATTGCCCAACAAAACCTGATAATGACTGAAAACTG gTACAAGGAAAGGGAGATGGAAGTGGAGGAGCTCAGGCAACAGCTGAGCACTGAAAGAATGAGTAGAAATAGTGCACGGGACGACCAGCATTGCCCTGGGGTTCAAGAGCAACAGCAGAGTGACGAGGCCAAAGACCTCCATGGCATGCTGgttgaggagaagaggagatcaGCTAACTTTGAGCTGCAG GCAAATATGTTTCAGAGGTTTATGCTAAATCGTCACCACACAGACCAGGAAGAGATTGCAGATCTGAAGCGACAG atCAGGATTTCTTCACAAGACCTTGAGGATGAGAGGCACGATTGCTCGTATTTAAAGAAGCAAATGATCAGAGTCCTGAAGaagctgcaaaaaacaaaagaccat AGTGAGCAGCAGGACCCCAGCTCATGCGAAGGGATGCACCCTCCCTCCCAGTTCTCCAGAGAGATTTCGACATCCTCTCCTCGCAGCAGCGTGCTGAATGAAAGCTTCCTGGAGTGCCCCAGCTGCCAGGCCAAGTATCCAGCCAATGACTACAGAAAATTGATCAACCACCTAGAAACTTGTCTTGACTGA